In one Corallococcus silvisoli genomic region, the following are encoded:
- a CDS encoding PadR family transcriptional regulator has translation MSRTRALSNHARSVLAALLKAGAGWSHGYELCRLAEVKSGTLYPLLIRLEAQGYLEAEWQQPAEGGRPPRHAYRLTKAGVQLAHANPPDRKVAARPGLREATT, from the coding sequence ATGTCACGAACCCGCGCATTGTCGAATCACGCCCGCTCCGTTCTTGCCGCTCTGCTCAAGGCCGGCGCGGGCTGGTCGCACGGGTATGAGCTGTGTCGTCTCGCAGAGGTGAAGTCAGGCACGCTCTATCCGCTGCTGATCCGCCTCGAAGCCCAGGGTTATCTCGAAGCCGAGTGGCAACAGCCGGCGGAGGGCGGGCGACCGCCAAGGCACGCCTATCGCCTGACCAAGGCCGGAGTCCAGCTCGCGCACGCCAATCCGCCGGACCGCAAGGTGGCGGCTCGCCCCGGCCTTCGCGAGGCAACGACATGA